A single genomic interval of Celeribacter indicus harbors:
- a CDS encoding siderophore ABC transporter substrate-binding protein yields the protein MKRILASAFCAATFLLPAATAFADPVTVATAAGEVRLDSRPERVAVYDMAALDTLDALGVGAVAGATNDTFLPYLEKYEGDLGTLFEPDLEALNALAPDLVIAGGRSGPQIGALSRIAPTIDMTIGTDIVGDAKARLAAYGTLFGREAEAEALGRELDARLEAARSAIAGKGTGLVILTNGPKISAYGAGSRFGWLHESLGLPQAAEDLDAEANHGEAVSFEFIRKTDPDWLLVIDRVAAIGAEGAGAAATLDNPLVADTTAWKNGQVVYLNAGELYIAGGGYTSLTHTLDLIADAFGDGA from the coding sequence ATGAAACGCATTCTCGCCAGCGCCTTCTGCGCCGCCACCTTCCTCCTGCCCGCCGCGACCGCCTTCGCGGATCCGGTTACCGTCGCGACCGCCGCGGGCGAGGTCCGGCTCGACAGCCGCCCGGAGCGGGTGGCGGTCTACGACATGGCCGCGCTCGACACGCTCGATGCGCTCGGGGTCGGGGCGGTCGCCGGGGCGACGAACGACACGTTCCTGCCCTATCTGGAGAAATACGAGGGCGACCTCGGCACGCTGTTCGAGCCGGATCTCGAGGCGCTGAACGCGCTTGCCCCGGATCTCGTGATCGCCGGCGGCCGCTCCGGCCCCCAGATCGGCGCGCTGTCGCGCATCGCGCCCACGATCGACATGACCATCGGCACCGACATCGTCGGCGACGCGAAGGCGCGGCTCGCAGCCTATGGCACGCTCTTCGGCCGGGAGGCGGAGGCCGAGGCGCTCGGCCGGGAGCTCGACGCCCGGCTCGAGGCGGCGCGGAGCGCGATCGCGGGCAAGGGGACCGGCCTCGTCATCCTCACCAACGGCCCGAAGATCTCCGCCTATGGCGCGGGCAGCCGCTTCGGCTGGCTCCACGAGTCGCTCGGACTGCCGCAGGCCGCGGAGGATCTGGACGCGGAAGCGAACCACGGAGAGGCCGTCTCCTTCGAATTCATCCGCAAGACCGATCCGGACTGGCTCCTGGTGATCGACCGGGTCGCCGCCATCGGTGCGGAGGGGGCGGGGGCCGCGGCCACGCTCGACAATCCGCTCGTGGCCGATACGACGGCCTGGAAAAACGGCCAGGTCGTCTATCTGAACGCCGGCGAACTGTATATCGCGGGCGGCGGCTATACCTCGCTGACGCATACGCTCGATCTCATCGCGGACGCCTTCGGCGACGGCGCCTGA
- a CDS encoding ABC transporter permease produces MIRERVLPASLLAGLILASLLTGVASLSGDGLFLLSVSRLPRTLAALLAGASLAISGVIMQMLVRNRFVEPATAGTGEAAGLGLVAVTLLAPGAAIWVKMAAATFGALLGTGLFLALVQRLPRRDPLLVPLTGIVYGGILGAVATFVTFERDLLQYIGVWMSGEFSGVMLGRYEFLWIAGALGVLAYLYADRFTIVGMGEETATGLGLDYRAVMALGLLIVSVTTAVTVVSVGMIPFVGLVVPNIVARLHGENLRRTLPLVAFSGGALVLACDILGRVIRYPYEIPVGTVLGVLGAGLFLWLLHARR; encoded by the coding sequence ATGATCCGGGAGCGCGTCCTTCCGGCCTCGCTCCTGGCGGGGCTGATCCTCGCGAGCCTGCTCACGGGGGTCGCCTCGCTGTCGGGGGACGGGCTGTTCCTGCTGTCGGTGAGCCGGCTGCCGCGCACGCTCGCCGCGCTGCTCGCCGGCGCCTCCCTCGCGATCTCCGGTGTCATCATGCAGATGCTCGTGCGCAACCGTTTCGTGGAGCCCGCCACCGCCGGAACGGGAGAGGCGGCGGGGCTCGGGCTCGTCGCCGTCACGCTGCTCGCCCCCGGCGCGGCGATCTGGGTCAAGATGGCCGCCGCCACTTTCGGCGCGCTCCTCGGCACCGGTCTCTTCCTCGCGCTCGTCCAGCGCCTGCCGCGGCGCGATCCGCTGCTCGTGCCGCTCACCGGCATCGTCTATGGCGGCATCCTCGGCGCCGTCGCGACCTTCGTCACCTTCGAACGCGACCTGCTGCAATATATCGGCGTCTGGATGTCGGGAGAGTTCTCCGGCGTCATGCTCGGGCGCTACGAATTCCTCTGGATCGCCGGCGCCCTCGGCGTGCTCGCCTATCTCTATGCCGACCGCTTCACCATCGTCGGCATGGGGGAGGAGACCGCGACCGGCCTCGGCCTCGACTATCGCGCGGTAATGGCGCTCGGGCTGCTCATCGTCTCGGTCACCACCGCCGTGACGGTGGTCAGCGTCGGCATGATCCCCTTCGTCGGGCTCGTCGTCCCCAATATCGTCGCGCGGCTCCACGGCGAGAACCTGCGCCGCACCCTGCCGCTCGTCGCCTTTTCCGGCGGCGCGCTGGTGCTCGCCTGCGACATCCTCGGGCGGGTGATCCGCTATCCCTACGAAATTCCCGTCGGCACGGTGCTGGGCGTGCTCGGTGCGGGGCTTTTCCTGTGGTTGCTCCATGCCCGTCGCTAG
- a CDS encoding iron chelate uptake ABC transporter family permease subunit: MPVASRPLILTGLVTLLAAGAFMTLGARGNWDFVLTFRGGKLLALVTVAVAVALSTVVFQTLTANRILTPSIMGFDALYLLLQTLLVFSLTGAGYAGLPPLAKFAAEVVLMLGASLALFGMVLRDARDLSRLVLTGIIFGVLFRSLTGLLNRMIDPSEYSVVQSASFARFTSADPSLTWIAALVTAGCGLLLFVRARRLDVLALGRDSAVSLGLDHAGETRVLLVVVALLVSVSTALVGPVIFFGLLVSALTYRLAGTWRHRVLLPLSCLVSAAMLILGQTLFERVLSLQTSVSVVIEALGGLLFLMLILKGRT, from the coding sequence ATGCCCGTCGCTAGCCGTCCGCTCATCCTCACGGGTCTGGTGACGCTGCTCGCCGCGGGCGCCTTCATGACGCTCGGGGCGCGGGGCAACTGGGATTTCGTCCTGACCTTCCGCGGCGGCAAACTGCTCGCCCTCGTCACCGTCGCCGTCGCGGTCGCGCTCTCCACCGTGGTCTTCCAGACCCTGACGGCGAACCGCATCCTCACACCCTCGATCATGGGCTTCGACGCGCTCTACCTGCTGCTCCAGACCCTGCTCGTGTTCTCGCTCACCGGCGCGGGCTACGCCGGCCTGCCGCCGCTCGCCAAGTTCGCCGCCGAGGTGGTCCTGATGCTCGGCGCCTCGCTCGCGCTGTTCGGCATGGTGTTGCGCGACGCGCGCGACCTGTCGCGTCTCGTGCTCACGGGGATCATCTTCGGCGTGCTGTTCCGCTCCCTCACCGGGCTTCTGAACCGGATGATCGACCCGTCGGAATATTCCGTCGTCCAGTCGGCGAGCTTCGCGCGGTTCACCTCGGCCGATCCGTCGCTGACCTGGATCGCCGCACTCGTCACCGCAGGATGCGGCCTGCTGCTTTTCGTCCGCGCGCGACGGCTCGACGTGCTGGCGCTCGGCCGCGACAGCGCGGTCTCCCTCGGGCTCGACCATGCCGGCGAGACCCGTGTGCTGCTCGTGGTCGTCGCGCTGCTCGTCTCCGTCTCGACCGCCCTCGTGGGGCCGGTGATCTTCTTCGGCCTCCTCGTCTCCGCGCTCACCTATCGCCTCGCCGGAACCTGGCGACACCGGGTGCTCCTGCCGCTCTCCTGCCTCGTGTCCGCCGCGATGCTGATCCTCGGCCAGACCCTGTTCGAGCGTGTCCTGTCGCTGCAAACCTCGGTTTCCGTGGTGATCGAGGCGCTGGGCGGACTGCTTTTCCTCATGCTCATCCTCAAGGGACGCACCTGA
- a CDS encoding ABC transporter ATP-binding protein, which yields MIDTRNLCVSLGGTPVLHDISVTVPAGRLTALVGPNGAGKSTLLAALGRLVEPRRGEVRLEGRPLEDWPKAQVALKLAILRQHTAIAPRLTVEDLVAFGRYPHSHGRMTDADRAEVRRAILRLDLEDFAGRYLDTLSGGQRQRALIAMTLAQQTGAILLDEPLNNLDLAHARRVMRIAREEAEAGRTVVVVLHDLTVAAAYADHVVAMKAGRVQAVGPVGEVLASGPLSELYDTEVEVIETGGRRIVLPV from the coding sequence ATGATCGACACGCGCAACCTCTGCGTCTCGCTCGGCGGCACGCCTGTTCTCCACGATATCTCCGTGACGGTGCCCGCGGGCCGGCTCACCGCGCTGGTGGGACCGAACGGGGCGGGCAAGTCGACGCTGCTCGCCGCGCTCGGCCGGCTGGTCGAGCCCCGGCGCGGGGAGGTACGGCTGGAGGGCCGGCCCCTCGAAGACTGGCCGAAGGCGCAGGTCGCGCTCAAGCTCGCGATCCTGCGCCAGCACACGGCCATCGCGCCCCGGCTCACCGTGGAGGATCTGGTCGCCTTCGGCCGCTATCCACATTCTCACGGACGAATGACCGACGCCGACCGGGCGGAGGTCCGGCGTGCCATCCTGCGGCTCGACCTGGAGGATTTCGCCGGACGCTATCTCGACACGCTTTCCGGCGGCCAGCGGCAGCGGGCCCTGATCGCCATGACGCTGGCGCAGCAGACCGGCGCGATCCTGCTCGACGAGCCGCTGAACAATCTCGACCTGGCCCATGCCCGGCGGGTGATGCGCATCGCACGGGAGGAGGCGGAGGCGGGCCGGACCGTCGTCGTCGTGCTGCACGACCTGACGGTCGCCGCGGCCTATGCCGACCATGTGGTCGCGATGAAGGCGGGGCGCGTCCAGGCCGTCGGCCCGGTCGGGGAGGTGCTGGCCTCCGGTCCCCTCTCCGAGCTCTACGATACCGAGGTCGAGGTGATCGAGACGGGCGGGCGCAGGATCGTCCTTCCGGTGTGA
- a CDS encoding formate/nitrite transporter family protein — protein sequence MPEKHDDPASDPPEEQSEAVQKPSEERSVASAARLSARLIYEVIRRDGEAELGRPAISLIWSGLAAGILISFSVVAQAVLHAYLPEADWSILVESLGYSVGFMIVIFGRMQLFTENTITTVLPVVAGRLPGRVLRMLRLWGIVLGANILGTTLASFALSVPGVLPAEILESALAVSRHAVEGDAGANFLRAMPAGVVIAALVWLLPAVQSNSFFIILMLTWLIVVAGFAHVIAGSVEAGLLAWSGEITLADAVLRFFLPVLAGNVIGGTAIFTLTTWGQVKNEVVHEEDEPQTWPRSPRERR from the coding sequence ATGCCAGAGAAACATGACGATCCGGCGTCCGATCCCCCGGAGGAACAGTCCGAAGCGGTGCAAAAACCATCCGAGGAACGGTCGGTCGCGAGCGCGGCGCGGCTGTCGGCCCGTCTCATCTATGAGGTGATCCGACGCGACGGGGAGGCGGAACTGGGGCGGCCGGCGATCTCGCTGATCTGGTCGGGCCTCGCCGCCGGCATCCTCATCAGCTTCTCGGTCGTCGCGCAGGCGGTCCTGCATGCCTATCTGCCGGAGGCGGACTGGTCGATCCTCGTCGAGAGCCTCGGCTATTCCGTCGGTTTCATGATCGTGATCTTCGGACGGATGCAGCTGTTCACCGAAAACACGATCACCACCGTCCTGCCGGTCGTGGCCGGACGCCTGCCGGGCCGCGTCCTGCGGATGCTGCGGCTCTGGGGGATCGTGCTCGGGGCGAATATCCTCGGCACGACGCTCGCCTCCTTTGCCCTGAGCGTGCCGGGGGTGCTGCCCGCGGAGATCCTCGAGAGCGCTCTGGCAGTCTCGCGTCACGCGGTGGAAGGCGATGCGGGGGCGAATTTCCTGCGCGCCATGCCGGCCGGCGTCGTCATCGCCGCGCTCGTCTGGCTCCTGCCCGCGGTGCAGAGCAATTCCTTTTTCATCATACTGATGCTGACCTGGCTCATCGTGGTCGCGGGTTTCGCCCATGTGATCGCGGGCTCGGTGGAGGCGGGGCTCCTGGCCTGGAGCGGGGAGATCACGCTCGCCGATGCCGTGCTCCGCTTCTTCCTGCCCGTGCTCGCGGGCAATGTGATCGGCGGGACGGCGATCTTCACGCTCACCACATGGGGCCAGGTGAAGAACGAGGTCGTCCATGAGGAGGACGAGCCGCAGACCTGGCCCCGCAGCCCCCGTGAGCGGCGGTGA
- a CDS encoding PRC-barrel domain-containing protein, with product MKKLFATTALGLCLAMPAVAQDTAPDPNPATDEPAATTDMTTDQNMSAQTGGDVFYGSVEHAVMASDFIGKRVYSTESDVDTSANMTDADENWEDIGEISDVVISLNGDVEAVLVDVGGFLGMGEKTVAVNLDELNMVPDGDSADDYFLVLTGSRAALEEAPEYQEQTNDTIGADGSTTLDGTTDGAAVTGTPGTTTDPAADPLNNETGATDRAMTEDRTDGTAGTGAAMTDEDQLAAWDEFTAEDLTGQTVYGTNGDEIGEIGDVVLDDEMKVSQIIVDVGGFLGIGEKQVALDPSQIQLQQDGDNITLHVESTEEELEQMPEYDI from the coding sequence ATGAAAAAGCTGTTCGCTACCACGGCATTGGGCCTTTGTCTGGCGATGCCCGCCGTCGCTCAGGACACCGCCCCCGATCCGAATCCCGCCACGGACGAACCGGCCGCCACGACCGACATGACCACCGATCAGAACATGTCCGCGCAAACCGGCGGCGACGTCTTCTATGGCTCCGTCGAGCACGCCGTGATGGCGTCCGACTTCATCGGCAAGCGCGTCTACTCGACCGAAAGCGATGTCGACACTTCCGCCAACATGACGGATGCCGACGAGAACTGGGAAGACATCGGTGAAATCTCCGATGTGGTGATCAGCCTCAACGGCGATGTCGAAGCGGTGCTCGTCGACGTGGGCGGCTTCCTCGGCATGGGCGAGAAGACCGTCGCGGTCAATCTCGACGAGCTCAACATGGTTCCCGACGGCGACAGTGCCGACGACTATTTCCTCGTGCTGACCGGCTCGCGCGCTGCGCTCGAGGAGGCGCCCGAATATCAGGAGCAGACCAATGACACCATCGGGGCTGACGGGAGCACCACGCTCGACGGCACGACCGACGGCGCGGCCGTGACCGGCACTCCCGGCACCACCACCGACCCTGCGGCCGATCCGCTCAACAACGAAACCGGCGCGACCGATCGGGCCATGACGGAAGATCGCACGGACGGCACCGCGGGCACCGGCGCGGCGATGACCGACGAGGACCAGCTCGCCGCCTGGGACGAGTTCACCGCCGAAGACCTGACCGGCCAGACCGTCTACGGCACCAACGGTGACGAGATCGGCGAAATCGGCGATGTGGTGCTCGACGATGAGATGAAAGTGTCGCAGATCATCGTCGACGTGGGCGGCTTCCTCGGGATCGGGGAAAAGCAGGTCGCTCTCGATCCGTCCCAGATCCAGCTTCAGCAGGACGGTGACAACATCACGCTGCATGTGGAGTCGACCGAGGAAGAGCTCGAACAGATGCCGGAATACGACATCTGA
- a CDS encoding zinc-binding metallopeptidase family protein, with product MRRTSCPTCGHGLYPGNTACLRCGTEVVFDPAAGFLALTTDRPGCANRALIGCNRPAQAAGALCDDCRHTTVIPDLSREGAAAKWARLERAKRAVLLQVRDLGLPLADASGAPAPRFEFRADPPDETAPRVLTGHENGTITLNIAEADDVERARIRQQMNEPFRTLFGHFRHEIAHHYWDVLTAAEPGWTDRLRAAFGDERQDYAAALAAHYENGPPADWDETFISAYATAHPWEDFAETWAHVLHMLGGLETAQAYGLLEGTGAQDPAALLHHPMSRLAGDWVALTIALNAVNQAMGHETFYPFVLSPGVIDKMETIRGALLALAALRR from the coding sequence ATGCGCCGCACCTCCTGCCCGACCTGCGGGCACGGCCTCTATCCCGGCAACACCGCCTGCCTGCGCTGCGGCACCGAAGTCGTCTTTGACCCGGCCGCGGGGTTCCTCGCGCTGACGACCGACAGGCCGGGCTGCGCCAACCGCGCGCTGATCGGCTGCAACCGCCCGGCCCAGGCCGCCGGGGCGCTCTGCGACGACTGCCGCCACACCACCGTCATTCCCGACCTGTCGCGCGAGGGCGCGGCGGCGAAATGGGCGCGGCTCGAACGGGCCAAGCGCGCCGTCCTGCTCCAGGTGCGCGATCTCGGCCTGCCGCTGGCCGATGCCAGCGGCGCCCCCGCCCCCCGGTTCGAATTCCGCGCCGATCCGCCCGACGAAACCGCCCCGCGCGTGCTGACCGGGCACGAGAACGGGACGATCACGCTCAACATCGCGGAGGCCGACGATGTGGAGCGCGCGCGCATCCGCCAGCAGATGAACGAGCCCTTCCGCACCCTTTTCGGCCATTTCCGCCACGAGATCGCGCATCATTACTGGGATGTGCTGACGGCGGCGGAGCCGGGCTGGACCGATCGGCTGCGCGCGGCCTTCGGCGACGAGCGGCAGGACTACGCCGCCGCCCTCGCGGCCCATTACGAAAACGGCCCCCCCGCCGACTGGGACGAGACCTTCATCTCTGCCTATGCCACGGCCCATCCCTGGGAAGATTTCGCGGAGACCTGGGCGCATGTGCTGCACATGCTCGGGGGGCTCGAGACCGCGCAGGCCTACGGGCTTCTGGAGGGCACGGGGGCACAGGATCCCGCCGCCCTCCTGCACCACCCCATGTCCCGCCTCGCCGGCGACTGGGTCGCGCTCACCATTGCGCTCAACGCCGTCAACCAGGCGATGGGGCATGAAACCTTCTATCCCTTCGTGCTCTCGCCGGGGGTGATCGACAAGATGGAGACGATCCGCGGGGCGCTTCTCGCCCTCGCCGCGCTGCGCCGCTGA
- a CDS encoding pyridoxamine 5'-phosphate oxidase family protein — MNAHKAVEKDPREALIKEMKDLRAGMLGVEGTHQHMQPMTHYPDWDRNEIWFLTSKDTDLVRSLSPGAKAHFCVMSADQDFDACLRGTLTETRDPGKLEEIWSPVAAAWFHGGKEDPDLTMLRLALEDAALWGSSASALKFGFEIAKANLNEDEKPNIGTHRVITF; from the coding sequence ATGAACGCCCATAAAGCCGTCGAGAAAGATCCCCGCGAAGCCCTGATCAAGGAGATGAAGGACCTGCGCGCCGGGATGCTCGGGGTCGAGGGAACGCATCAGCACATGCAGCCCATGACCCATTATCCGGACTGGGACCGCAACGAGATCTGGTTCCTGACCTCGAAGGACACCGATCTGGTGAGATCCCTGTCGCCGGGGGCGAAGGCGCATTTCTGCGTGATGAGCGCCGATCAGGATTTCGACGCCTGCCTGCGCGGGACGCTGACGGAAACGCGCGATCCCGGCAAGCTCGAGGAGATCTGGTCGCCGGTCGCCGCCGCGTGGTTCCACGGCGGAAAGGAGGATCCCGACCTCACCATGCTTCGCCTCGCGCTCGAGGATGCGGCGCTCTGGGGCAGTTCCGCCAGTGCGCTCAAGTTCGGGTTCGAGATCGCCAAGGCGAATCTCAACGAGGACGAGAAGCCCAACATCGGCACCCACAGGGTCATCACCTTCTGA
- a CDS encoding UdgX family uracil-DNA binding protein (This protein belongs to the uracil DNA glycosylase superfamily, members of which act in excision repair of DNA. However, it belongs more specifically to UdgX branch, whose founding member was found to bind uracil in DNA (where it does not belong), without cleaving it, appears to promote DNA repair by a pathway involving RecA, rather than base excision.), producing MHEVILPETGTVAAWRREARRLAAAGVPGAELRWSVGRAEPDLFGKARPAAVPAADPVALTLPRAALPVLETALHHRDPERFARAYEIVLRLARGELRWGDRTDPALCRLLAQEKAVRREIHKMHAFVRFREIGVPGAPRRSFAAWFEPDHPVLEAAAPFFTRRFGDMDWIIATPRLTARFEAGKLSFGSARGADRPPEDATEELWRVYFANIFNPARLRISAMTSEMPRRYWKNLPEAALIEGMIRSAPGRAGAMQAALPTEPHPRAGRIRSDRPKSLMESDVTLETFKSALDACHRCPIGDCATQGVPGEGPEGARLMVVGEQPGDQEDLAGRPFVGPAGRLFDACAEEAGLDRAQTYVTNAVKHFKFTPRGKRRLHQRPNAGEIKACRWWLDLERKAVRPKALLALGATAARALTGSGEAMTKRRGKVEEAEDGTPVLLSVHPAYLLRLRDAGQRAEARAAFVEDLRKAARLK from the coding sequence ATGCACGAGGTGATCCTGCCGGAGACCGGCACCGTCGCCGCCTGGCGGCGCGAGGCGCGCAGGCTCGCCGCCGCCGGCGTGCCGGGCGCGGAGCTGCGCTGGAGCGTGGGGCGGGCCGAGCCGGACCTGTTCGGCAAGGCGCGGCCCGCCGCAGTTCCCGCCGCAGATCCCGTCGCGCTCACCCTGCCCCGCGCGGCCCTTCCCGTGCTCGAGACCGCGCTCCATCATCGCGACCCGGAGCGCTTTGCCCGCGCCTATGAGATCGTGCTGCGGCTGGCGCGCGGGGAGCTGCGCTGGGGCGACCGGACCGACCCCGCGCTCTGCCGCCTGCTCGCCCAGGAAAAGGCGGTGCGGCGCGAGATCCACAAGATGCACGCCTTTGTGCGCTTCCGCGAGATCGGCGTCCCCGGCGCTCCGCGCCGCAGCTTCGCGGCGTGGTTCGAGCCGGACCATCCGGTGCTCGAGGCCGCCGCGCCCTTCTTCACCCGGCGCTTCGGCGACATGGACTGGATCATCGCCACCCCCAGGCTCACCGCCCGGTTCGAGGCGGGGAAGCTCTCCTTCGGGAGCGCGCGCGGGGCCGACCGGCCGCCCGAGGACGCGACCGAGGAGCTGTGGCGCGTCTATTTCGCGAATATCTTCAATCCTGCGCGGCTCAGGATCTCTGCCATGACCTCCGAAATGCCGCGCCGATACTGGAAGAACCTGCCCGAGGCCGCGCTCATCGAAGGGATGATCCGCAGCGCGCCCGGCCGCGCCGGGGCGATGCAGGCGGCCCTGCCCACGGAACCCCATCCCCGCGCCGGGCGTATTCGTTCTGACCGACCGAAGTCGCTGATGGAGAGTGACGTGACGCTTGAAACTTTCAAATCCGCCCTCGATGCCTGCCACCGCTGCCCGATCGGAGATTGCGCCACCCAGGGTGTGCCCGGCGAGGGCCCCGAAGGCGCGCGCCTGATGGTGGTGGGCGAACAGCCCGGAGATCAGGAGGATCTCGCGGGCCGGCCTTTCGTCGGGCCGGCGGGCCGGCTGTTCGACGCCTGTGCCGAGGAGGCCGGCCTCGACCGTGCCCAGACCTATGTCACCAATGCCGTCAAGCATTTCAAGTTCACCCCGCGTGGCAAGCGGCGGCTGCATCAGCGTCCCAATGCGGGGGAGATCAAGGCCTGCCGCTGGTGGCTCGACCTCGAACGGAAGGCGGTGCGTCCGAAGGCGCTGCTCGCGCTCGGGGCGACGGCCGCGCGCGCCCTCACCGGCTCCGGCGAGGCGATGACGAAGCGGCGCGGCAAGGTGGAGGAGGCCGAGGACGGCACGCCCGTCCTGCTGTCGGTGCATCCGGCCTATCTCCTGCGCCTGCGCGACGCGGGGCAGCGGGCGGAGGCGCGGGCGGCCTTCGTCGAGGATCTGCGCAAGGCGGCGAGGCTGAAGTGA
- a CDS encoding putative DNA modification/repair radical SAM protein: MVKRSLSDKLAILADAAKYDASCASSGGERRDSSDGAGLGSSGGAGICHAYAPDGRCISLLKILMTNFCIYDCAYCINRASSRVERARFTVEEVVGLTLEFYRRNYIEGLFLSSGIIRSPDDTMADMVRIARTLRERENFCGYIHLKTIPDAAPELLEEAGTWADRLSINVEMPTERGLAAYAPEKSARQIRSAMAELRRRHEAARETSFTGRRARPFAPAGQSTQMIVGADAAKDSDILASAARLYTGYRLTRVYYSAFSPIPDASKLLPLRRPPLMREHRLYQADWLMRFYGFDATELAPAGGMLDLDIDPKLAWALAHRDRFPVEVNRAPKDMLLRVPGFGTRSVARILEARRHGTLRYEDLLRLGCVMKHARPFIALPGWSPRGLTDAADLRARVAPPPEQLSLF, from the coding sequence ATGGTAAAGAGATCCCTTTCCGACAAGCTCGCGATTCTTGCGGATGCGGCAAAATACGATGCGTCCTGTGCCTCCTCCGGCGGAGAGCGGCGCGACTCCAGCGACGGGGCCGGCCTCGGCTCCTCCGGCGGAGCCGGGATCTGCCACGCCTATGCGCCGGACGGACGCTGCATCTCCCTGCTGAAGATCCTGATGACGAATTTCTGCATCTACGACTGCGCCTATTGCATCAACCGCGCCTCCTCCCGCGTCGAGCGGGCGCGGTTCACCGTCGAGGAGGTGGTCGGGCTCACGCTCGAATTCTACCGGCGCAACTATATCGAGGGGCTGTTCCTGTCGTCCGGCATCATCCGCTCTCCCGACGACACGATGGCCGACATGGTCCGCATCGCCCGCACCCTGCGCGAACGGGAGAATTTCTGCGGTTACATCCACCTGAAGACCATTCCCGACGCCGCGCCGGAGCTTCTGGAGGAGGCGGGAACATGGGCCGACCGGCTGTCGATCAACGTCGAGATGCCCACCGAGCGCGGGCTCGCCGCCTATGCGCCCGAGAAGAGCGCCCGGCAGATCCGCAGCGCCATGGCGGAGCTGCGCCGCCGGCACGAGGCGGCGCGGGAGACGAGCTTCACCGGCCGCCGCGCCCGCCCCTTCGCCCCCGCGGGACAGTCGACCCAGATGATCGTCGGCGCGGATGCGGCGAAAGACAGCGATATCCTCGCGAGCGCCGCGCGGCTCTACACCGGCTACAGGCTCACGCGGGTCTACTACTCCGCCTTTTCGCCGATCCCCGACGCCTCGAAGCTCCTGCCGCTCCGGCGCCCGCCGCTGATGCGCGAACACCGGCTCTACCAGGCCGACTGGCTGATGCGGTTCTACGGGTTCGATGCCACGGAACTCGCACCCGCGGGCGGGATGCTCGATCTCGACATCGACCCCAAGCTCGCCTGGGCGCTCGCGCACCGGGACCGTTTTCCCGTGGAGGTGAACCGCGCGCCGAAGGACATGCTGCTGCGTGTGCCCGGCTTCGGCACCCGCTCCGTTGCCCGCATCCTCGAGGCACGGCGGCACGGAACGCTGCGCTACGAGGACCTTTTGCGCCTGGGCTGCGTGATGAAACATGCGCGGCCCTTCATCGCCCTGCCCGGCTGGTCGCCCCGCGGCCTTACGGATGCCGCGGACCTGCGCGCCCGCGTCGCGCCGCCGCCCGAGCAACTGAGCCTGTTCTGA